In the Leishmania mexicana MHOM/GT/2001/U1103 complete genome, chromosome 31 genome, one interval contains:
- a CDS encoding cysteine peptidase, Clan CA, family C19,putative, translating to MSSDGALRSGDAMEEMELKERNHSIEGSSFTATTRESFASAEEDSTVSQANEEACMPTGKPRTITWNGTTTAAHEYTAASTAATDDEENAPVVAQPQPPLDRLQAYIQVLVGNILEGLRGFDGSITWLKRSHSAIAVHLDSVNAGGVPAATEEFSVAWFGIASAVLRDLIQESVADISAFATPPLPSCENEEAARGLCVTPRELSVAFVSGLQSIVSEVMNDGGCHGPGGSHHFSRYSLRSFAHVKEISEMSRRLMEEHLTQGAHVPHALRNKYSDDTTPIDCKEDLCSILQSTADAWVCSFFPAYQQRSRNPTEVEPFLWGEEEDASRLNLELFFYCLYFACQQRSLMQNKEALPRGVVVPTAWIEQLLRWSTQAKEQHCLASPGPHPPFPGPIDTFALMTVSPHDPRRHWLSLDSERYQVIPETLYNSFFDFFGSGPKYVMYGAFPLRERCLLMWKPLPLTVFTTFEWWEGNESDGTLDKYSVEVPVEEALLHSDMREVCHLAWGVMSEEEGMMSDKAARVWFAAINGTDTVCIWCKGLYMLSMKTGPFAIAEKGNGMDLTVQEILQQLRRRMEQYMPESMEEWRLQTSGKVLLSMVLTLNNTNGDDRGGEITGTMEVAAHQCGVCGLTNVGNTCYMNSALQCLSNLTSFRTKLLTLPVSHFSQAVITPLLIRLLTTMWSGQHSFAETRELKEQIGMRVKRFSGYQQQDANEFIEVLLDHLSEEINLLSERCYRQREDSDKAIATQELSTIFWNNFLENNRSFIPPLFFHQSKTVFTCLTCGERSTVFDNNVTLSVSIKDPPQRRAMSVDVMVELSKPDDAAQPASHSGFIAPVFRPVKGGTARAHALLTLKVHVLVQPDNTVREEEVEEALQQLLLSNASASSEVLGFFLEGSAEMTAEEEEQRARSLAARLQVDVRVMDIPDHGRVFAWARCYLASAELSAAPVPPSTTVGAPGTPGARVWYFIKDAPLPSTTVIMGTPVWIDEFPASYGAEHPQPAAADIADAEELVSASEPHDCMSAYAEHIRPRSLEVVAALLQRVPEDETDDVALFSATEALGGGVGYVMPPSYKDEGKENLASANDAGAAAASIERDIKITQRILRKATTARITKATSTGGDITTDATGSEACEKVPASTAVTITIVVCIQYDSGKYQLVTGGWRSDAFGLRGVGSDITPEVKCSLHECLSHSMQPDLLRGEDAWFCSRCKEFRETKVHRTLFRLPPCLIVSFKRFKMHTYSADKKNTTVQFPSELDFAPYLDPEASGLQAEGTKYRLRGVVYHTGSLSFGHYTAAAFNDSVRKWVYYNDTHATIDSCDAPAPHGAYILCFERVEATPSSG from the coding sequence ATGAGCTCTGACGGCGCCCTGAGGTCTGGGGACGCtatggaggagatggagctAAAGGAAAGAAACCACAGCATTGAAGGGTCTTCGTTTACCGCCACTACCCGTGAGAGCTTCGCTTCTGCAGAAGAAGACTCGACAGTGTCACAGGCCAACGAAGAAGCGTGCATGCCCACCGGCAAGCCGAGAACCATAACTTGGAATGGCACGACTACGGCAGCGCATGAATACACCGCTGCTTCTACGGCTGCAacggacgacgaggagaaTGCTcccgtggtggcgcagccgcagcctccGCTCGATCGACTCCAGGCTTATATTCAGGTGCTTGTGGGCAACATCTTGGAGGGCCTTCGCGGGTTCGACGGCAGCATCACATGGCTAAAGCGCTCACATTCGGCCATCGCAGTCCACTTAGACAGCGTCAACGCCGGGGGTGTTCCGGCCGCAACGGAGGAGTTCAGCGTTGCTTGGTTCGGTATCGCAagcgctgtgctgcgtgaCTTGATCCAAGAAAGCGTAGCGGACATTTCTGCTTTCGCGACACCGCCTCTTCCGTCCTGCGAGAATGAGGAAGCAGCGCGTGGGTTGTGCGTGACGCCGCGCGAGCTGTCCGTTGCCTTTGTCTCGGGTTTGCAGAGCATTGTTTCGGAGGTGATGAATGACGGCGGGTGCCATGGCCCGGGTGGCAGCCACCACTTCAGTCGCTACTCTTTGCGCAGTTTCGCCCATGTAAAGGAGATCAGCGAGATGAGCCGCCGTCTCATGGAGGAACACTTGACGCAGGGAGCACACGTGCCACACGCGCTGCGCAACAAGTACAGCGACGATACGACCCCTATCGACTGCAAGGAGGACCTCTGCTCCATTCTCCAGAGCACTGCTGATGCGTGGGTGTGCAGCTTCTTCCCAGCCTACCAGCAGCGCTCTCGCAACCCAACAGAGGTGGAGCCGTTTttgtggggggaggaagaggacgccTCGCGCCTCAACCTGGAGCTGTTCTTTTACTGCTTGTACTTTGCTTGTCAGCAGCGGAGCTTGATGCAGAACAAGGAAGCTCTTCCGCGCGGCGTTGTGGTGCCGACGGCGTGGAttgagcagctgctgagGTGGTCCACGCAAGCGAAGGAGCAGCACTGCTTGGCCTCACCCGGACCACACCCACCTTTTCCAGGCCCGATCGACACGTTCGCGCTCATGACGGTCTCGCCGCACGAcccgcgccggcactggcTTTCTCTAGACTCAGAGCGATACCAGGTGATTCCAGAGACTCTGTACAATTCCTTCTTTGACTTCTTTGGCTCCGGCCCCAAGTACGTCATGTATGGAGCCTTTCCTCTGCGAGAGCGCTGTCTCCTCATGTGGAAGCCACTTCCGCTGACCGTGTTCACGACATTTGagtggtgggaggggaaCGAGTCGGACGGAACGCTTGACAAGTACAGCGTAGAGGTGCCAGTGGAGGAGGCACTCCTGCATAGCGACATGCGCGAGGTGTGCCACCTTGCCTGGGGCGTgatgagcgaggaggagggtatGATGTCGGACAAGGCAGCCAGGGTGTGGTTTGCGGCAATCAACGGAACCGACACGGTGTGCATCTGGTGCAAAGGCCTCTACATGCTTTCCATGAAAACAGGGCCGTTCGCGATTGCAGAAAAGGGGAATGGGATGGACCTGACCGTGCAGGAGATattgcagcagctgcggcgacgtATGGAGCAGTATATGCCGGAGAGCATGGAGGAGTGGAGGCTGCAGACGAGCGGGAAGGTGCTCCTGTCCATGGTGCTGACGCTGAACAACACAAACGGCGACGACCGCGGGGGCGAAATTACAGGCACAatggaggtggcggcacaCCAATGCGGTGTGTGCGGCCTGACCAATGTCGGCAACACGTGCTACATGAACAGTGCCCTTCAGTGCTTGTCGAACCTCACCTCCTTTCGCACGAAGCTTTTGACGCTTCCTGTTTCGCACTTTTCACAGGCGGTGATAACTCCGCTGCTCATTAGGCTTCTGACGACGATGTGGTCTGGGCAGCACTCCTTCGCAGAGACCCGTGAACTTAAGGAGCAGATTGGTATGAGAGTGAAGCGGTTTTCTGGCTACCAGCAGCAAGATGCGAATGAGTTCATAGAAGTGCTCCTGGACCATCTGAGTGAGGAGATCAATCTCCTCTCGGAGCGATGCTACCGACAGCGCGAAGACAGCGACAAGGCGATCGCGACGCAGGAGCTCTCCACCATCTTCTGGAACAACTTCTTGGAGAACAACAGGTCGTTCATACCGCCCCTCTTCTTTCACCAGTCAAAGACCGTCTTCACGTGCCTCACGTGTGGGGAACGCAGCACCGTCTTCGACAACAACGTCACGCTCTCCGTCAGCATCAAAGACCCGCCGCAACGACGTGCCATGAGCGTGGATGTTATGGTGGAGCTAAGCAAGCCTgacgacgcagcgcagcccGCTTCACACAGCGGCTTTATAGCACCGGTGTTTCGACCTGTGAAGGGGGGCACGgcccgtgcgcacgcgctgctgacgctgaaGGTTCACGTGCTGGTGCAGCCCGACAACAcggtgcgcgaggaggaggtggaggaggcgcttcagcagctgctgctgagcaatGCCAGTGCTAGCAGCGAGGTGCTAGGGTTTTTTCTCGAGGGCTCTGCAGAGATGactgcggaggaggaggagcagaggGCAAGGAGTTTGGCAGCGCGTCTGCAGGTGGACGTGCGCGTAATGGACATTCCTGATCACGGTCGCGTGTTTGCTTGGGCACGGTGCTACCTGGCGAGCGCAGAGCTGAGCGCGGCACCTGTGCCGCCATCGACTACAGTGGGCGCCCCAGGGACGCCTGGGGCACGTGTGTGGTACTTTATCAAGGAcgcgcctcttccctccacGACTGTCATAATGGGCACCCCGGTTTGGATTGACGAGTTTCCGGCGTCTTACGGTGCGGAGCACCCGCAGCCAGCGGCTGCAGATATCGCTGACGCGGAGGAGCTCGTTTCTGCCAGCGAACCCCATGACTGCATGAGCGCCTACGCGGAGCACATCCGACCGCGCTCTTTAGAGGTGGTGGCAGCACTGCTGCAACGCGTTCCAGAGGACGAGACGGATGATGTAGCGCTCTTCAGTGCCACAGAGGCTCTAGGCGGAGGGGTAGGGTACGTCATGCCTCCATCTTACAAGGATGAAGGCAAAGAAAACCTGGCGTCTGCAaacgacgccggcgcagcggctgcatcCATCGAGCGGGACATCAAGATAACTCAGCGCATTCTCCGCAAAGCCACAACCGCCAGGATCACAAAAGCCACATCCACGGGTGGCGACATCACCACAGACGCGACAGGGAGCGAGGCCTGTGAAAAGGTGCCTGCTTCCACGGCGGTGACGATCACCATTGTCGTGTGCATCCAGTACGACTCTGGCAAGTATCAGCTCGTCACCGGCGGATGGAGGTCAGACGCCTTTGGACTCCGCGGCGTAGGTAGCGACATCACCCCGGAGGTAAAATGCTCGCTGCACGAGTGCTTGTCGCACTCTATGCAGCCGGACCTGCTGCGGGGCGAGGATGCGTGGTTCTGCAGTCGGTGCAAGGAGTTCCGGGAGACGAAGGTGCACCGCACCCTCTTCCGTCTGCCCCCGTGCCTCATTGTGTCCTTTAAGCGCTTTAAGATGCACACGTACAGCGCCGACAAGAAGAACACCACAGTGCAGTTCCCCAGCGAGCTCGACTTTGCGCCGTACCTGGACCCAGAGGCCTCTGGACTTCAGGCGGAGGGCACGAAGTACCGCCTGCGCGGTGTGGTGTACCACACTGGGTCGCTCAGCTTTGGACATTACACTGCGGCCGCCTTCAACGATTCCGTGAGGAAATGGGTATACTAcaacgacacacacgcgacgATCGATAGCTGCGACGCCCCAGCGCCGCACGGGGCGTACATTTTGTGCTTTGAGCGCGTTGAGGCTACGCCAAGCTCAGGATAA